Below is a genomic region from Desulfonatronum thiosulfatophilum.
GGCCCTGAGGGTCGGGCTTGCGGTGCAAGAGTCCTCGTAGGCCTGATTGTCGACAATGTCGAACGGGCGAAGCGAAATCGTCACTCTCCCGCAGGGCCGCCTGAAAACGGCTTTCATCCCACCGTTCATCAATCCTCCAGATCCGAAAATGGCGCATTTCGTCGCGGTCCGGCTTGCGTCCCAGAATATCCTGGTATGCCCTTATTATGATCCGCTGGTAATCCTGTGCATGACGGGGGGCGCATGCAGCAGTAACGCCACGACGAATAGGAAGAACCCTAGCCAAACATTGCGCCTGAACATGTCGCCTCCAATGATCATTGTGAAAATCAGCCGTGCAGTCCTTTACAAAAGGAGCGGCGCCGGGGCAAGGCAGAGTCCGCTCCATCAGGGCAGGTTTGTTTTCACGGCTGTTTACCCTGTTTTTGTCGGAAAACTCATTGCTGGCCTCGTAATATCAAGCCGTCTATCTCAAGCAACTAGGGAACAAAAGTCTAGTCCGATCTATACGCCTTAGTCAGTCCTTGCCTTCGAAAAGAGATAGAGTTACCCACGGAAAATCGGTTTGTCGCCGAGACGGGTATGGCCCCGTGCTCACCGGGAGTTCTGTTGAAGCCGTCCTACAAGTCGGATATTCAGAAGGTGGGACGGCATTGTCTTCCAGGGTTGCGATTTTTGCGTCGCGGCCCTTTTGTTTTTGACGTATGCAATAACCAACGAAACAACATCAGGCAGGAGTCATGACTAAACGACACGAGAGGTTCACCTTTACGATCTGGTGGAATCTATTATTGATCACCGTGGGCACGATCATCTATACGTTGGGGCTGAAAGGGATCGTCGTGCATCATGGTTTTATCCCCGGGGGAATCTTCGGGGTGGGCTTGCTCATCTATTATCAGTATCCGATTCTTTCCGCGGGCATCCTCTACTTCTTGTTGAACATTCCGCTATTCGTCGCAGGATGGGTCAACGTCAGCAAGCGCTTCTTTTACTACAGCCTGTACGCCATGATCGTGGCCACCTTAAGTTATGAGCTGGTCCATCTGGATTTCGGGGTCCGGGATCAACTCTATGCGGCCATTGCCGCGGGGGGGATCTGCGGCTTCGGGGTGGGCATCGTGCTGCGCTCGCTGGGCTCCAATGGGGGGATGGACGTCGTGGCCGTGATCTTGAATCAAAAGTACAATATCGGCATCGGCAAGACTTACTTCGTCTTCAATTTCTTTCTGTTCGGCATCAGCGCATTCATGTTGGATATCGACCTGATCATCGCCTCGTTGATTTTTGTTTTCATCACGTCCGTAGTTCTGGAATACACTCTGGCCCTTTTCAACCAGCGCAAGCTTGTGCTGATCATATCCGACCGAAGCAAGGAAATCGCCGATGAAATGATCAACCATCTGAAGATGGGGGCGACGTTCATCCGCGGACGGGGGGCGTATTCCGGTCAGGACAAAAACATTATCATGGCCATCACCAACAACATCGTCCTGAAGCGATTGGAGGAACTCGTATTCTCCAAAGATGAATATGCCATATTCATCGTTGAGAATACCTTCAATGTGCTTGGTTCGAGTTTTGCCAAGCGTAAAATCTATTGAGCCAAGTGATTATTCAGCTAATTTTGCAAAAGTGAACTGGATATAACCGGCGGAGGGTGTTGGGTTTCTTTTGCCGAGACGAGTCGAGCCCTGACCTTCTTGCCAGAGTATCGAGACTGAAGTACTGCAAATCAGCTTTAGTTGCGCGAAAAGGCGCATGAGGAAATCCTGCAAAAGAGGTGAATATGCGGTTCTTGATTGTTGAAGATGATTTTACCAGCCGATTGATGCTGCAGCGTATCGTCAAGCCCTATGCGCAGTGCGATCTTGCGGTGAACGGCGAGGAAGCCCTGGAGGCGTTCAAGCTCGCGCATCAGGAAAATCAGCCCTATGATCTGATTCTGATGGACATCATGATGCCGATCAAGGACGGCCAGCAGGCTTTGCTGGACATTCGGGAGCATGAACGTTCCCTGGGACTGGGGCCCAAGGATGAAGTCCGCGTGATCATGCTCACGGCCCTGGGTGATCCGAAAAATGTCGTCGATGCCTACTACAAAGGCGGAGCAAGTTCCTATCTCGTCAAACCCATCGACAAAGGGCTCCTTCTGGAAGTCATTCGCAACACGGGGTTAAAAATTTGATTCGTTCCACGATGTGCAAGCAATGAGGCGTTGCGACGTCCCCTGCATGACCAGTCCCTCGAACTGCATGTGAAGTACACCCCGGCCAACGTCACGGTCGCGATCCGCGCTAATCTTCGCATCTTCTGAAAGAAATTGCGGTGCTTTCGTTCAAGCCCAAGTTTGGGCCTGACGATCCAGGGTTCTGTAGTTGATGGCCTCAGCCAAATGGTCCGAAGTCAAATTATCCGTGCCTTCCAGATCCGCTATGGTTCGGGCGATCCGCAGCACCCGGGTGTATGCTCTGGCGCTGAGGCTCAACCGACGCACGGCAGCGCCGAGAAAATCATGCTCGGCATCTCCCAGAAAGCAGAATTTGTTCAGCCAGCGCCCGTCCAGGTCGCTGTTGGTCAGCAGTGGCGTGTTCCGGTAGCGACTGGACTGGACGGCCCTGGCTCGTTCAATGTTCGCCAGCATGGTCGCGGAGTCCCGACTGCCGCTTTTTTGGCGCAGTTCCTTGTAGGGAACTGCCGGGACCTCCACATGCAGGTCGATGCGATCCAGGAGCGGTCCGGAAAGACGGGAGCGATAGCGCTGGATCTGCTGGGGCGAACAGGTGCACTGGTGATTTTCATCCGTCAGGTAGCCGCAGGGGCAGGGATTCATGGCCGCCACGAGCATGAGGTCCGCGGGGTAGGTCAGGGAGACGGCGGCTCTGGAAATGGTGACCACGCCGTCTTCCAGGGGTTGGCGGAGCACCTCCAGGACGTGCTTCTTGAACTCCGGCAACTCGTCCAAAAAAAGCACTCCCCGGTGAGCCAGGGAGACTTCGCCAGGCCGAGGGTAATGCCCTCCGCCGATCAGTCCGGCGTCGGAGATGGTGTGGTGGGGAGAACGAAAAGGTCGTGTGACGACCAGGGGCTGATTCTTGGTCAGCATCCCGGCAACGCTGTAGACCTTGGTCACTTCAAGGGCTTCCTCGAATTCCAGGGCCGGCAGAATGGAGGGCAGCCGCTTGGCCAGCATGGTCTTGCCGCTGCCCGGGGGGCCGAGAAAAATAAGATTGTGGTTGCCCGCCGCTGCGATTTCAATTGCCCGCTTGGCGTGCTCCTGCCCCTTGACCTCGCTGAAGTCCAGGGGT
It encodes:
- a CDS encoding YitT family protein; the protein is MTKRHERFTFTIWWNLLLITVGTIIYTLGLKGIVVHHGFIPGGIFGVGLLIYYQYPILSAGILYFLLNIPLFVAGWVNVSKRFFYYSLYAMIVATLSYELVHLDFGVRDQLYAAIAAGGICGFGVGIVLRSLGSNGGMDVVAVILNQKYNIGIGKTYFVFNFFLFGISAFMLDIDLIIASLIFVFITSVVLEYTLALFNQRKLVLIISDRSKEIADEMINHLKMGATFIRGRGAYSGQDKNIIMAITNNIVLKRLEELVFSKDEYAIFIVENTFNVLGSSFAKRKIY
- a CDS encoding response regulator gives rise to the protein MRFLIVEDDFTSRLMLQRIVKPYAQCDLAVNGEEALEAFKLAHQENQPYDLILMDIMMPIKDGQQALLDIREHERSLGLGPKDEVRVIMLTALGDPKNVVDAYYKGGASSYLVKPIDKGLLLEVIRNTGLKI
- a CDS encoding YifB family Mg chelatase-like AAA ATPase; this encodes MLAKIATTALMGIEAFHVELEVDFARQGMPSFTMVGLAEGAVRESKERVFAALKNTGFKLPPARITVNLAPADMRKEGSAYDLPLAMGLLAGIDVVRQDQVQGYFLAGELSLTGELKPVSGILPLALKARSMGARGLIVPADNAQEASVVKELPVYGAHSLSQAVRFLLGEEAISPADCDLDELWKNRHQSPLDFSEVKGQEHAKRAIEIAAAGNHNLIFLGPPGSGKTMLAKRLPSILPALEFEEALEVTKVYSVAGMLTKNQPLVVTRPFRSPHHTISDAGLIGGGHYPRPGEVSLAHRGVLFLDELPEFKKHVLEVLRQPLEDGVVTISRAAVSLTYPADLMLVAAMNPCPCGYLTDENHQCTCSPQQIQRYRSRLSGPLLDRIDLHVEVPAVPYKELRQKSGSRDSATMLANIERARAVQSSRYRNTPLLTNSDLDGRWLNKFCFLGDAEHDFLGAAVRRLSLSARAYTRVLRIARTIADLEGTDNLTSDHLAEAINYRTLDRQAQTWA